The Lentisphaera araneosa HTCC2155 genome has a window encoding:
- the ilvC gene encoding ketol-acid reductoisomerase, with protein MNYYNTLPQRIKLEELGTCRFMSKSEFNGVEKLKGKKIVIVGCGAQGLNQGLNLRDSGLDVSYALRGAAIESKRQSFLNATENGFVVGTYEELIPSADLVANLTPDKQHTNVVETVMPLMKDGSTLLYSHGFNVVEEGMQIREDITVVMVAPKSPGSEVRNEYKRGFGVPTLIAVHRENNPNGDGLDIAKAYCCGTGGDRAGVLMSSFVAEVKSDLMGEQTILCGLLQAGSILSFNKMVEEGIDAGWASKFIQYGWETITEALKIGGVSGMVDRLSNPAKVKCFELITELKTIMRPLFEKHMDDIIEGDFSEGMMADWAKDDIKLLTWREETGQTDFEKTPAGDVEISEQEYFDKGVLMVAFVAAGVDLAFDAMVEAGIKEESAYYESLHETPLIANTIARKKLYEMNRVISDTAEYGCYLFSHACVPLLTDFMKSIDTSVIGKEYNEGGSNSVNNKQIVEINRALRSTGCEKVGEELRGYMTAMKEII; from the coding sequence ATGAACTACTACAATACTTTACCCCAGAGAATTAAGCTGGAAGAACTCGGTACTTGCCGCTTTATGTCAAAAAGCGAATTCAACGGCGTTGAAAAGCTTAAAGGCAAAAAAATCGTTATCGTTGGTTGCGGTGCTCAAGGTCTTAATCAAGGTTTAAATCTTCGCGATTCAGGTCTTGACGTTTCTTACGCACTCCGTGGCGCGGCAATCGAATCTAAGCGTCAGTCTTTCCTTAATGCGACTGAGAACGGTTTTGTAGTTGGTACTTATGAAGAGCTCATCCCATCTGCGGATCTCGTAGCTAACCTCACTCCTGATAAACAGCACACAAACGTTGTTGAAACAGTTATGCCTCTTATGAAAGATGGTTCGACTCTTCTTTACTCACACGGTTTCAATGTTGTAGAGGAAGGGATGCAGATCCGTGAAGATATCACGGTCGTAATGGTGGCTCCTAAGTCTCCTGGTTCAGAAGTTCGCAACGAGTACAAGCGTGGTTTTGGTGTGCCAACTCTTATCGCCGTTCACCGTGAAAATAATCCTAACGGCGATGGCCTTGATATTGCTAAGGCTTACTGCTGTGGTACTGGTGGCGATCGTGCTGGCGTTCTCATGTCATCTTTCGTTGCTGAAGTAAAATCTGACCTCATGGGCGAGCAAACAATTCTTTGCGGTCTACTCCAGGCGGGTTCTATCCTTTCTTTCAACAAAATGGTTGAAGAAGGTATCGATGCTGGCTGGGCTTCTAAGTTCATTCAATACGGTTGGGAAACAATCACTGAAGCACTTAAGATTGGTGGTGTAAGTGGTATGGTTGATCGTCTTTCTAATCCTGCAAAAGTTAAATGTTTCGAGCTCATCACTGAGTTGAAAACAATCATGCGCCCACTTTTTGAGAAGCACATGGATGATATCATTGAGGGCGACTTCTCAGAAGGCATGATGGCTGACTGGGCTAAGGACGATATTAAGCTTCTCACTTGGAGAGAAGAAACAGGTCAAACTGATTTCGAGAAAACTCCTGCTGGCGACGTAGAAATTTCTGAGCAAGAATACTTCGACAAAGGTGTTCTTATGGTTGCTTTCGTAGCTGCTGGTGTGGATCTTGCTTTTGATGCAATGGTTGAAGCTGGTATCAAAGAAGAGTCGGCTTACTACGAGTCACTTCACGAGACTCCACTCATCGCTAACACAATCGCTCGTAAGAAGCTTTACGAAATGAATCGTGTTATCTCTGATACGGCTGAATACGGTTGCTACCTTTTCTCACACGCATGTGTGCCACTCCTCACTGATTTCATGAAGTCAATCGACACTTCAGTTATTGGTAAAGAGTACAACGAAGGTGGTTCAAACTCTGTTAATAATAAGCAGATCGTTGAAATTAACCGCGCTCTTCGCAGTACTGGCTGTGAAAAAGTTGGTGAAGAACTTCGTGGTTACATGACTGCAATGAAAGAGATTATTTAA
- a CDS encoding GAF domain-containing SpoIIE family protein phosphatase, whose amino-acid sequence MEIFIYVLLGIIICILVVIHLLKIRELQEANRRYGEDRKAVANFLNRFAHSVAMAGGNIDSTMVSLGRFIVSTIHAESLCIFFTNDDEKTMDAVTSIGPFPSMTAFEGGEKVDIASILERKFVIGDGFFGKISKNMKPTLVGEYELSESQVEAGIKSLMVVPIVLFDEMQGMICAVNSQGVSGRFEQDDLELFASLAVVATLSKNMIETYSQMADQQRMQQELEFARQIQQTLTPEEMPNFAHLDIFAHNIPAKEVSGDFYDFIKIDEHRTLFVLADASGKGLPACLIMIMTRSVLRAICSRFTDMESLLLELNQYLVQDTDMARFVTMVFCLADSSNNTMEMARAGHTEVLLKNEGGEVFEIVPEGPAIGLMPNDMGVSFDTFSMAMQEGFCFLFYTDGLTEAENEDGAEYSLPRLKETWCHHEGSSKDQAMGLLNDIQRFTGDYPQSDDQTIMIMSVSDLYRD is encoded by the coding sequence ATGGAAATTTTCATCTACGTTCTTCTGGGGATAATCATTTGTATATTAGTGGTTATTCACTTGTTGAAAATACGGGAGTTACAGGAAGCCAATCGCCGTTATGGCGAAGATCGCAAAGCTGTAGCGAATTTCCTGAATCGTTTTGCCCACTCGGTAGCAATGGCAGGTGGGAATATTGATTCCACGATGGTGTCTTTGGGACGCTTTATTGTAAGTACGATTCACGCTGAATCACTTTGTATATTTTTCACCAATGATGATGAGAAAACGATGGACGCCGTTACGTCAATAGGTCCCTTTCCTTCAATGACAGCTTTTGAGGGTGGAGAAAAAGTTGATATTGCCTCAATTCTCGAAAGGAAATTTGTTATTGGGGATGGTTTTTTTGGGAAGATATCTAAAAACATGAAACCGACTTTGGTGGGTGAGTACGAACTCTCAGAAAGTCAGGTGGAAGCAGGAATCAAATCATTGATGGTCGTTCCCATTGTCTTGTTTGACGAAATGCAGGGTATGATCTGTGCCGTGAATTCTCAAGGTGTGAGTGGGCGTTTTGAGCAGGATGACTTAGAACTTTTTGCCTCCTTAGCGGTGGTCGCAACGCTTTCTAAAAATATGATCGAAACTTATAGTCAGATGGCCGATCAGCAAAGAATGCAACAAGAGCTTGAGTTCGCGAGACAAATTCAGCAGACTTTGACACCAGAAGAAATGCCCAATTTCGCTCACTTAGATATTTTTGCTCATAATATTCCAGCCAAGGAAGTGAGTGGCGATTTTTACGACTTTATTAAAATTGATGAGCATCGAACTTTGTTTGTACTTGCAGACGCTAGTGGTAAAGGTCTACCGGCTTGTCTTATTATGATTATGACTCGTTCAGTATTGCGAGCAATTTGTTCTCGTTTTACTGACATGGAAAGTTTACTCTTAGAGTTGAATCAATATTTGGTTCAAGATACCGATATGGCGCGTTTTGTGACCATGGTCTTCTGTTTAGCGGATTCGAGTAATAACACTATGGAAATGGCTCGTGCCGGTCATACTGAAGTGCTCCTTAAAAATGAAGGCGGTGAAGTTTTTGAAATTGTTCCAGAGGGTCCTGCAATTGGCTTGATGCCAAATGATATGGGAGTGAGTTTCGATACGTTCTCAATGGCTATGCAAGAAGGGTTTTGCTTCCTGTTCTACACGGATGGTTTAACTGAAGCTGAGAATGAAGATGGAGCGGAATATAGTTTGCCTAGGTTGAAAGAAACTTGGTGTCATCATGAGGGGAGTAGTAAAGATCAGGCAATGGGGCTACTGAATGATATTCAGCGTTTCACTGGTGATTATCCTCAATCCGATGACCAAACAATCATGATTATGTCTGTGAGTGACCTTTACCGTGATTAA
- a CDS encoding cytochrome c, translating to MKKLMLLGMACFMGSATYAESVDDKVLAIMEELGAAKKLKRLDKKKDYKNADWNKYSMELIEEYNGMKDIKHSEKMFNDFNVKMLKALEDYKKVLEGKDYDAIAKSWKDVGAACKACHEEYK from the coding sequence ATGAAAAAATTAATGTTACTTGGTATGGCTTGTTTCATGGGTTCAGCTACCTATGCAGAAAGTGTAGATGACAAAGTTTTAGCTATTATGGAAGAGCTTGGTGCAGCTAAAAAACTTAAGCGTTTGGATAAGAAAAAAGATTATAAGAACGCTGATTGGAATAAGTACTCGATGGAACTCATCGAAGAGTATAATGGTATGAAAGACATTAAGCATAGCGAAAAAATGTTCAATGATTTCAATGTAAAAATGTTAAAAGCTCTCGAAGACTACAAGAAAGTTCTCGAAGGTAAAGACTATGATGCAATTGCTAAGAGCTGGAAAGACGTTGGCGCTGCATGTAAAGCTTGTCACGAAGAGTACAAGTAA
- a CDS encoding YiiX/YebB-like N1pC/P60 family cysteine hydrolase, with product MQSEIEHIESLVKPGDFVFTRIDNILYKKVADTSCSWSSHVGLIIDQNDDGSFVVAESKVPRSTYSDFRSFVDRSEGGRLEVRRLKGGLESKQLLKLQKEAESRMGLWYHFRFNYDSKKQFCSKFAYDVYRHALGIEVGQIETFTELLHRNPQTPMGFWNLWFFGRIPMGQRTVTPASQLESDKLETVYSNLHKF from the coding sequence ATGCAATCAGAAATTGAACATATTGAGTCATTGGTAAAGCCGGGGGATTTTGTTTTCACGCGCATTGATAATATTCTCTACAAAAAGGTGGCAGATACGAGTTGCAGTTGGAGTTCTCATGTGGGACTTATCATAGATCAAAATGATGATGGTTCTTTTGTGGTGGCCGAAAGTAAAGTTCCTCGCAGTACCTATTCAGATTTTCGTAGTTTTGTGGATCGCTCTGAAGGGGGGCGCTTAGAAGTTAGGCGCTTGAAGGGTGGTTTAGAAAGCAAGCAGTTACTCAAGTTACAAAAAGAAGCAGAATCTCGCATGGGTTTGTGGTATCATTTTCGATTTAATTATGATAGTAAAAAGCAGTTTTGTTCAAAGTTTGCCTATGATGTTTATCGTCACGCTCTAGGAATTGAAGTAGGGCAGATCGAAACCTTTACAGAGCTTTTGCATAGGAATCCTCAGACGCCAATGGGCTTTTGGAATTTATGGTTCTTTGGTCGCATTCCCATGGGTCAGCGCACCGTAACTCCAGCAAGTCAGCTGGAGTCCGATAAACTCGAGACGGTTTATAGCAACCTCCATAAGTTCTGA
- the rimK gene encoding 30S ribosomal protein S6--L-glutamate ligase has translation MFSNKIIVGSEEWCGFSQLGVPAIKARVDSGAKTSSIHAFNIKTFKRDSCTWVSFDIHPVQNNRKTVVHCQAPVIDKRLIKSSNGTTERRYVIRTPISYNGESWEVELTLTNRDSMGYRMLLGREAMHDRILVDPSSSFLGGDKDSNEVHKLYGSSDSQPNGLNIGLLASDPELYSNRRIIEAAESRGHRITFFNIKQCYLKLDAETPEVHYRGGSILNSLDAIIPRIRPSLTFYGCALTRHFQSLGIYPLNTAEAITQSRDKLFSLQLLQRSGLQIPTSGFANSPIDTTDLIDMVGGAPLIIKLLEGTQGRGVVLAETKKASESVINAFKSLRANLLVQEFIKEANGKDLRLFVINGKVVAAMQRTAAPGEFRANVHQGGSTEVVKVTPDERKIALKAAKTLGLAVAGVDIIRSSRGPLLLEVNSSPGLEGIETATGKDIAAEMIYAIEKKLKWTLKA, from the coding sequence ATGTTTTCGAATAAAATTATCGTCGGCAGCGAGGAGTGGTGCGGTTTTTCACAACTTGGAGTACCCGCAATTAAAGCAAGAGTAGATTCCGGTGCCAAAACTTCATCAATTCACGCTTTTAATATCAAAACTTTTAAAAGGGATTCCTGCACTTGGGTCAGCTTTGATATCCATCCTGTTCAAAACAATAGAAAAACAGTCGTTCATTGCCAGGCTCCTGTCATTGATAAACGCCTAATTAAAAGTTCCAATGGAACAACAGAAAGACGATATGTCATTCGCACCCCCATCTCCTACAATGGAGAAAGCTGGGAAGTGGAACTCACCTTAACAAATCGCGACTCGATGGGCTATAGAATGCTTCTTGGAAGAGAGGCTATGCATGACAGAATTCTTGTCGACCCTTCAAGTAGCTTTTTGGGTGGAGATAAAGATTCTAATGAAGTGCACAAACTCTACGGCTCATCCGATAGCCAACCCAATGGACTAAACATTGGCCTTCTAGCTAGCGATCCGGAATTATATAGTAATCGCCGAATCATAGAAGCCGCCGAATCACGAGGGCACAGAATTACCTTTTTCAACATCAAGCAATGCTACCTAAAACTCGATGCCGAAACACCTGAAGTTCACTATCGAGGTGGCAGTATACTAAATAGCTTAGATGCCATCATACCAAGAATCAGACCTAGCTTAACCTTTTATGGCTGTGCTCTAACGCGACATTTTCAAAGCCTAGGTATTTATCCACTAAACACTGCAGAAGCTATTACTCAGTCTAGAGATAAACTTTTTTCACTACAACTACTTCAGCGCAGTGGCCTACAGATTCCAACTTCCGGTTTTGCCAACTCACCAATTGACACAACTGACCTCATCGATATGGTTGGTGGAGCTCCTTTAATCATTAAATTACTTGAAGGTACTCAAGGCCGTGGCGTTGTACTTGCAGAAACAAAGAAAGCATCAGAATCGGTTATCAATGCCTTTAAATCACTACGCGCAAACCTACTCGTTCAGGAATTCATTAAAGAAGCTAATGGAAAAGACTTACGCCTTTTTGTTATCAATGGAAAAGTCGTAGCCGCCATGCAGCGAACCGCTGCTCCTGGCGAGTTCCGCGCTAATGTTCACCAAGGTGGGTCGACAGAAGTTGTAAAAGTCACTCCTGATGAGAGGAAAATTGCCTTGAAAGCAGCAAAGACTTTAGGCCTCGCAGTAGCTGGTGTGGATATTATTCGCTCGAGTCGCGGGCCTCTTCTTCTAGAAGTCAATTCTTCTCCAGGCTTGGAAGGAATTGAAACCGCCACGGGCAAAGACATCGCTGCAGAAATGATTTATGCTATTGAGAAAAAGCTTAAGTGGACTCTAAAGGCTTAA
- a CDS encoding thymidylate synthase yields the protein MKQYLDLLDHVIKNGVDKSDRTGTGTRSVFGHQMRFNLQDGFPLVTTKKCHLRSIIHELLWFLTGDTNIKYLKDNGVSIWDEWADEEGNLGPVYGYQWRSWKTPDGRTIDQIAQLIETIKTKPDSRRLIVSAWNVSDVDNMALPPCHSLFQFYVADNKLSCQLYQRSADIFLGVPFNIASYALLTMMVAQVCDLEYGDFVHTFGDAHIYSNHFEQAKLQLSRDTRPLPTMKINPDVKDIFSFTFEDFTLEGYDPHPHIKAPVAI from the coding sequence ATGAAACAATACCTCGATTTACTCGATCACGTCATAAAAAATGGCGTTGACAAAAGTGACCGTACTGGAACAGGCACACGTAGTGTTTTCGGTCACCAGATGCGCTTCAATCTTCAAGATGGCTTTCCTTTAGTCACCACAAAAAAATGCCACTTAAGATCGATTATTCACGAGTTATTATGGTTTCTCACCGGAGACACCAATATTAAGTATTTAAAAGATAATGGCGTTTCAATTTGGGATGAATGGGCTGACGAAGAAGGCAATCTCGGGCCCGTATATGGCTACCAATGGCGTAGCTGGAAAACTCCCGATGGCCGTACAATTGACCAAATCGCACAGCTTATTGAAACGATTAAAACTAAGCCTGATTCACGCCGACTCATTGTAAGTGCATGGAATGTCTCTGATGTGGATAACATGGCCTTACCTCCATGCCATAGCTTGTTTCAGTTTTATGTTGCCGATAACAAACTTTCTTGCCAGCTCTATCAACGTTCCGCAGATATTTTTCTAGGCGTACCCTTTAATATTGCTTCCTATGCTCTACTCACGATGATGGTCGCTCAAGTCTGCGACTTAGAATACGGCGACTTCGTTCACACTTTTGGTGACGCTCATATCTACAGCAATCATTTTGAACAAGCTAAACTACAACTCAGCCGTGACACACGCCCTCTGCCGACAATGAAAATCAATCCCGATGTCAAAGATATCTTCTCTTTCACTTTCGAAGATTTCACTTTAGAAGGCTATGACCCCCACCCTCACATTAAGGCTCCGGTTGCCATATGA
- the mreC gene encoding rod shape-determining protein MreC, which yields MIKWFKAGLSFVLFCVVVILALPKLFPALDPLIKSFFSPFLPEESFVTEMTVREENREFRRQLSQKTFDENELLRLKEENSELRRQLKLKNINFYTTEVLPIYQRHPKTWNYEFSVQTAGSKAIKQNYGVMIGGYLIGKARRENKESLRIKTFLSSEEEFAVNIKGTPWNGLLRGEYQNESKKSGRLLCLVDYLPRDAEIKEGMLLQSTGTLGIPKGLQIARVVRTERDEVVQRAYVELLAPLTEAGYVSLIVDAEK from the coding sequence GTGATTAAGTGGTTTAAGGCAGGCTTGTCTTTTGTCCTCTTTTGCGTTGTGGTTATTTTGGCACTGCCAAAGCTTTTTCCTGCCTTAGACCCCTTAATAAAAAGTTTTTTCAGCCCTTTTTTACCTGAAGAATCTTTCGTCACAGAAATGACTGTACGTGAAGAGAACCGTGAGTTTCGTCGTCAGCTATCACAGAAAACATTTGACGAGAATGAATTGCTTCGCCTCAAAGAAGAAAATAGTGAGTTGCGTAGGCAACTCAAGTTAAAAAACATTAATTTCTATACGACAGAAGTCCTTCCCATCTATCAACGTCATCCCAAAACATGGAACTATGAATTTAGTGTTCAAACGGCAGGCTCGAAAGCCATTAAGCAAAATTACGGAGTGATGATAGGGGGCTATTTAATTGGTAAAGCGCGACGAGAGAATAAGGAGAGTTTGCGCATAAAAACATTTTTGAGCTCAGAAGAAGAGTTTGCGGTCAATATAAAAGGTACGCCTTGGAATGGCCTTTTGAGAGGAGAGTATCAAAATGAATCAAAAAAATCTGGACGTTTGCTGTGCCTCGTAGATTACTTGCCTCGTGACGCTGAAATTAAAGAAGGAATGCTTTTGCAAAGTACGGGCACCTTGGGTATTCCGAAAGGCTTACAAATTGCTCGCGTAGTTAGAACTGAGCGTGATGAAGTTGTTCAGAGGGCTTATGTAGAATTACTTGCTCCCCTAACCGAGGCAGGCTATGTAAGTTTAATTGTGGATGCTGAAAAATGA
- a CDS encoding dihydrofolate reductase, with protein sequence MKTSMICAMASNRGIGYKNTLPWRLSNDLQHFKALTMGKAIVMGRKTYESIGRPLPGRRNLILSRDPNLEIPGTECFTSYDEIRENCAQEEEVFIIGGAQIYEILFDEVDTLHLTLIDAEIVADAFFPEFDHSQWKETSRERHKADSKNDYDYSFVTLEKV encoded by the coding sequence ATGAAAACAAGCATGATCTGTGCCATGGCGAGCAACCGTGGTATCGGCTATAAAAACACTTTACCTTGGCGACTCAGCAATGACCTCCAACATTTCAAAGCTCTCACTATGGGCAAGGCTATTGTCATGGGTCGTAAAACTTACGAATCTATTGGACGCCCCTTACCTGGAAGACGAAACTTAATTCTCTCACGTGATCCAAATTTAGAAATCCCTGGAACTGAATGTTTCACGTCCTATGATGAGATTCGTGAAAACTGTGCTCAGGAAGAAGAAGTCTTCATCATTGGCGGGGCACAAATTTACGAAATCCTTTTTGACGAAGTCGACACACTCCATCTAACGCTAATCGATGCCGAAATCGTAGCAGATGCTTTCTTCCCTGAATTCGACCACAGCCAGTGGAAAGAAACTTCTCGAGAGCGCCATAAAGCCGATAGCAAAAACGATTATGACTACAGCTTTGTCACTTTAGAAAAAGTCTAA